Proteins encoded in a region of the Rhodoligotrophos appendicifer genome:
- a CDS encoding LLM class flavin-dependent oxidoreductase, protein MKFAIAVNMERLDPSQDMVTLNKNALELVKLAEQGGFETAFAAEHHTIEMTVAPNPFLILAHWGEHTSRIRLGTATVVAPYWHPIRLAGEAAYTDILIDGRLELGIARGAFQYEFSRMAPGIKDRDGAPYLKEIVPAIKALWEGDYAHEGQFWSFPTSTSAPKPLQKPHPPIWIAARDPDTFDWAVKNGANIMSTPLSRPPSEVTILGERLRATLRNNPTVPRPRFMMLRSAAVLDKGEDWRVPVDAAILHGRHFENLFRTDGVVRNGFTQPMDISAQSSSGNYDAEQLRESLLIGTPDEVVEKLGLYEAAGVDLFCYGANIGLPFKQAVRSLELFIERVMPHFAEPGQRPGRASQGRQAQAVAAV, encoded by the coding sequence ATGAAATTCGCGATTGCCGTCAATATGGAACGCCTGGACCCGAGCCAGGACATGGTCACACTCAACAAAAATGCTCTGGAGCTCGTGAAGCTGGCGGAGCAGGGCGGCTTCGAGACGGCGTTCGCTGCCGAACACCACACGATTGAGATGACGGTGGCGCCGAACCCATTCCTGATCCTGGCGCATTGGGGCGAGCATACGAGCCGCATCCGGCTGGGGACCGCGACTGTCGTCGCTCCTTATTGGCACCCGATCCGGTTGGCCGGGGAGGCTGCGTACACGGATATTCTCATCGATGGACGGCTCGAGCTCGGTATCGCGCGCGGCGCCTTTCAGTATGAATTCAGCCGCATGGCGCCCGGCATCAAGGACCGGGACGGGGCGCCCTATCTGAAGGAGATCGTGCCCGCGATCAAGGCGCTGTGGGAGGGCGATTACGCCCATGAGGGCCAGTTCTGGAGCTTTCCGACCTCCACCTCGGCGCCGAAACCCTTGCAGAAACCGCATCCGCCGATCTGGATTGCCGCGCGCGACCCGGATACATTCGACTGGGCGGTGAAGAACGGCGCCAACATCATGTCGACGCCGCTGTCGCGCCCGCCGTCGGAGGTGACGATCTTGGGTGAGCGGTTGCGTGCGACCCTGCGAAACAATCCCACCGTCCCGCGGCCGCGCTTCATGATGCTGCGCAGCGCCGCGGTGCTCGACAAGGGAGAGGACTGGCGCGTTCCGGTGGACGCGGCAATCCTGCATGGGCGGCATTTCGAGAATCTGTTCCGCACCGACGGCGTCGTTCGCAACGGCTTCACCCAGCCGATGGACATTTCCGCACAAAGCAGCAGCGGGAATTATGATGCCGAGCAGCTCCGCGAAAGCTTGCTCATCGGAACGCCCGACGAGGTGGTGGAAAAGCTCGGGCTCTATGAGGCCGCGGGCGTCGACCTGTTCTGCTACGGCGCCAATATCGGGCTGCCGTTCAAGCAAGCGGTCCGGTCGCTCGAGCTGTTCATCGAACGTGTGATGCCGCATTTCGCCGAGCCGGGACAGAGGCCGGGCCGCGCATCGCAGGGCCGCCAAGCCCAGGCCGTCGCAGCCGTTTGA